A window of the Desulfobacula toluolica Tol2 genome harbors these coding sequences:
- the galU gene encoding UTP--glucose-1-phosphate uridylyltransferase GalU has product MKIKKAVFPVAGLGTRFIPATKAMAKEMLTVVDKPIIQYAVEEAFEAGIEQIIFVTGRGKKALEDHFDRSYEIEHALQEKGKDDLLKQIQELVPKTGNIIYTRQHQPLGLGHAILCAKDIVGDEPFAVLLADDLIQTDKPVLSEMVKKFDRLRASMAAVMEVEKDQTDKYGILDAQQVEEDIFRIDDMVEKPSPDQAPSNLAIIGRYILTPKIFEYLEKKEKGAGGEIQLTDAMKTLLKEQPIYGYKFKGTRFDCGDKAGFQMANLSFALERPDLRDRLIKFIREIQKKY; this is encoded by the coding sequence ATGAAAATCAAAAAGGCTGTTTTTCCGGTAGCAGGACTTGGCACGAGATTTATCCCCGCAACCAAAGCCATGGCTAAAGAGATGCTCACTGTTGTTGACAAACCCATCATCCAGTATGCGGTTGAAGAAGCCTTTGAAGCCGGTATCGAACAGATTATTTTTGTTACGGGCCGTGGGAAAAAAGCACTTGAAGACCATTTTGACAGGTCTTATGAAATAGAACACGCACTACAGGAAAAAGGCAAAGACGATCTTTTAAAACAAATCCAGGAACTTGTTCCCAAAACAGGCAACATTATTTATACCCGTCAGCACCAGCCTTTGGGCCTGGGTCATGCCATATTGTGTGCAAAAGATATTGTCGGAGATGAGCCGTTTGCAGTACTTCTGGCTGATGACCTTATCCAGACCGATAAACCCGTTCTTTCCGAAATGGTAAAAAAATTCGACCGGTTACGGGCATCCATGGCTGCGGTCATGGAAGTGGAAAAAGACCAGACAGACAAATACGGCATCCTTGATGCCCAACAGGTGGAAGAAGATATTTTCCGAATCGACGATATGGTGGAAAAACCAAGTCCGGACCAAGCCCCTTCCAACCTTGCCATTATAGGCCGCTATATCCTCACCCCCAAAATTTTTGAATATTTAGAAAAAAAAGAAAAAGGCGCGGGAGGAGAAATCCAGCTTACCGATGCCATGAAAACCCTTCTCAAAGAACAGCCGATCTATGGATATAAATTTAAGGGAACACGCTTTGACTGTGGAGATAAAGCAGGATTCCAGATGGCCAACCTTTCATTTGCCCTTGAAAGACCGGACCTGAGAGACAGGCTGATAAAATTCATACGAGAAATTCAAAAAAAATATTAG
- a CDS encoding lytic transglycosylase domain-containing protein: MVKKTGLFLWICFYCMVCAGNAAGDIYMYIDGSGIIHFTNVPTSTDYKVYIKEKPKKINSLAYIRKYDDFIKKAQKKYGVEFFLIKAVIKAESDFNERAVSKRGAKGLMQIMPANFKSLFVEDPFNPLQNIMGGTLYLKRLLMRYEHKLPLVLAAYNAGPQAVDKYQRIPPYKETQNYVRKVMKIYSQYKNS, translated from the coding sequence ATGGTAAAAAAAACAGGCCTTTTTTTATGGATTTGTTTTTATTGCATGGTTTGTGCTGGCAATGCTGCCGGCGATATCTATATGTATATTGACGGCAGCGGTATTATCCATTTTACAAATGTCCCCACATCAACTGATTACAAAGTATACATCAAAGAAAAACCCAAAAAAATAAACTCTCTGGCCTATATTCGCAAATATGATGATTTTATCAAGAAAGCCCAAAAAAAATATGGTGTTGAGTTTTTTTTGATCAAGGCGGTGATTAAAGCAGAATCAGATTTTAACGAAAGGGCGGTTTCAAAAAGAGGCGCAAAAGGCCTTATGCAGATTATGCCTGCCAATTTTAAATCCCTTTTTGTGGAAGACCCTTTTAATCCTTTGCAGAATATCATGGGGGGAACCCTTTATCTTAAGCGGCTGTTGATGCGCTACGAGCATAAACTTCCACTGGTGCTTGCAGCTTATAATGCAGGGCCACAGGCTGTTGATAAGTATCAGCGGATTCCCCCGTACAAAGAAACACAAAATTATGTCAGAAAAGTGATGAAAATTTATAGTCAGTATAAAAATTCCTGA
- the dapA gene encoding 4-hydroxy-tetrahydrodipicolinate synthase, with protein MKPGCYTALITPFNQAGELDQKGLEQLINFQIENGITGILATGTTGESPTFKWTEHDDVIAQVAKHAKDKCLTIAGTGSNNTAEALEAVGNAAKKGIDAVLLVDPYYNGPSSLEIRREYYEVIAKQFPDVNIIPYIIPGRTGAQMLPQDLAILAKNFSNVSCVKEATGNIENMQLTRKFCGNDFKIFSGDDALVYDVMTDPKIKACGGISVMSNIAPKFMTQMILQLNQADTNGAMKIQQALKPLLDLVVVTTQEDSEFGPVTCRARNPLPLKTLMQLLGMPSGPCRKPLGKMTLKGFQILLDAAKSVQAHNPEIFEPVASFFNVNIEERLNDTKSHASLWYTY; from the coding sequence ATGAAGCCAGGGTGCTATACAGCATTAATTACCCCTTTTAATCAAGCAGGAGAACTTGATCAAAAGGGACTTGAACAGCTTATCAACTTTCAGATTGAAAATGGTATCACAGGAATACTTGCAACAGGAACCACTGGTGAAAGCCCGACATTCAAATGGACGGAACACGATGACGTAATTGCCCAGGTTGCCAAACATGCAAAAGACAAATGTCTCACAATTGCCGGAACAGGAAGCAATAACACCGCAGAAGCTCTGGAAGCTGTGGGCAATGCTGCAAAAAAAGGGATTGATGCAGTCCTTTTGGTGGACCCTTATTACAATGGACCCAGCTCCCTTGAAATCAGAAGGGAATACTATGAGGTCATTGCCAAGCAATTCCCGGATGTAAATATTATTCCTTATATTATTCCGGGCAGAACCGGTGCGCAGATGCTGCCCCAGGACCTTGCCATCCTGGCAAAAAATTTTTCAAATGTATCCTGCGTAAAAGAAGCAACAGGAAATATTGAAAACATGCAACTTACCCGTAAATTTTGCGGCAATGACTTTAAAATATTCTCAGGGGATGACGCCCTGGTTTATGACGTGATGACTGATCCGAAAATCAAGGCATGCGGAGGGATTTCAGTCATGTCCAACATTGCCCCGAAATTTATGACTCAGATGATCTTGCAGCTCAACCAGGCAGATACAAACGGAGCCATGAAAATCCAGCAGGCCTTAAAACCACTGCTTGACCTTGTGGTAGTTACCACACAAGAAGATTCCGAGTTCGGACCCGTCACTTGCAGGGCAAGAAATCCTCTTCCATTAAAAACTTTGATGCAGTTATTGGGCATGCCGTCAGGTCCCTGCCGCAAACCCTTGGGAAAAATGACCCTCAAAGGCTTTCAAATCCTTTTGGATGCCGCAAAAAGCGTCCAGGCCCATAACCCGGAAATTTTTGAACCGGTTGCGTCATTTTTTAATGTAAACATTGAAGAGCGGTTGAACGACACCAAATCCCACGCAAGTCTCTGGTATACTTATTAA
- a CDS encoding YkgJ family cysteine cluster protein: MTDTTQKTSGIPPEQLSLQSKFRFNCHKGVKCFTDCCRGIDIMLTPYDILTMRKKLDLTSEEFLAVFTDPQILEKADLPVVTLKLLDDERKSCPFVEDKDGCVIYEDRPTTCRYYPLGVGSLSYSGEKGEKDEFFFTVKEDHCMGFDENKEWTVADWRADQGVDLRDKVNDGWMELIVRKKSLPLSMKLTEESKKMFFMVCYNIDKFRNFVFNSTFLERYDFPKEKIEEIKKDDISLLQFGFEWLKAGFFQTGRENFKVKEKNKQ, translated from the coding sequence ATGACTGATACAACCCAGAAAACATCTGGAATACCACCGGAACAACTCAGCTTGCAAAGTAAATTTCGGTTTAATTGCCATAAAGGCGTCAAATGTTTTACCGACTGCTGCCGGGGAATTGATATTATGCTGACCCCCTACGATATTTTAACCATGCGCAAAAAACTCGATTTGACGTCCGAGGAATTTCTTGCCGTATTTACGGACCCACAGATTCTTGAAAAGGCTGATCTTCCCGTGGTAACGCTTAAACTTCTGGATGATGAGAGAAAATCGTGTCCTTTTGTGGAAGACAAGGACGGATGTGTCATATATGAAGACCGCCCCACAACCTGCAGATACTATCCGTTGGGAGTCGGGTCTTTAAGTTATTCCGGTGAAAAAGGCGAAAAAGATGAGTTTTTTTTCACGGTGAAAGAAGATCATTGCATGGGGTTTGATGAAAACAAAGAATGGACTGTTGCAGACTGGAGAGCTGATCAGGGCGTTGATCTTCGTGACAAGGTAAATGACGGATGGATGGAACTGATTGTCAGGAAAAAATCATTGCCGCTGAGTATGAAACTTACCGAAGAAAGCAAAAAGATGTTTTTTATGGTTTGCTATAATATCGACAAGTTCAGGAACTTTGTTTTTAACAGCACATTTCTTGAAAGATATGATTTTCCAAAGGAAAAAATTGAAGAAATTAAAAAAGATGATATCTCATTATTGCAGTTTGGATTTGAATGGCTTAAAGCTGGCTTTTTTCAAACAGGACGGGAAAACTTTAAGGTAAAAGAAAAAAATAAACAGTAA